One stretch of Micromonospora echinospora DNA includes these proteins:
- a CDS encoding potassium channel family protein → MAEPLRDRARRATGWRLRMNGDERPHFVVCGSDPLAYWVVRSLLATDSAEGRVRVTLVVPARRRSEGPDGRDVPGVRVVTAERLDEAAFRRAGLAGAAGLALLNQDDVGNMHAALCAQEVESRLRLVVRMFNTNLADGLRQLFPDSAVLSDASMAAPAFVAAALGEVAPTHFRHAGRTLYVARRDDVRPQDVVCGLAVTTDPDLVRVLPADEAAADVVLAEATGRPAGTEVAARRLVRARRLRQPGAVLLRAVRHFATRKIGIAVLVLLGVIAVLGWLNARATDVSWSEAVYLTLVTTLTGQDPDVNKPVAAQVMQVVLNLAGLALIPLITAAVVDGVVNARLALHAGRVQPDRSGHVVLVGLGNIGTRVMAQLHDFGVEVVAIDRNADARGAALAHRLGVPLIVGDAGREETLRSASVDTCQALVVVSTDDGTNLRAALIARSLDPDLRVVLRLFDGDFAERIQQAFGIGISRSVSYLAAPSFAAALLDRAVVATIPVDRHALLVTEVPVVAGSPLDGRPLSAVARPGEVRLLAYTRPNQKADWTADPRMVIQAGDRLTVVARRAGLTALLRETTPAPPPAPAGPPAARRPEE, encoded by the coding sequence ATGGCCGAGCCACTGCGTGACCGCGCGCGCCGCGCGACCGGCTGGCGGCTTCGGATGAACGGTGACGAACGCCCTCACTTCGTGGTCTGCGGGTCCGATCCGCTCGCCTACTGGGTGGTCCGGTCGCTGCTCGCCACCGACAGCGCCGAAGGGCGGGTGCGGGTCACGCTCGTGGTGCCGGCCCGCCGCCGGTCCGAGGGCCCGGACGGGCGGGACGTGCCGGGGGTACGGGTCGTCACCGCCGAACGGCTCGACGAGGCGGCGTTCCGCCGGGCCGGGCTGGCCGGCGCGGCCGGGCTGGCGCTGCTGAACCAGGACGACGTGGGCAACATGCACGCCGCGCTCTGCGCCCAGGAGGTCGAGTCCCGGCTGCGCCTGGTGGTGCGCATGTTCAACACGAACCTGGCCGACGGGCTGCGGCAGCTCTTCCCCGACTCGGCGGTGCTCTCCGACGCCTCGATGGCCGCGCCCGCCTTCGTCGCCGCCGCGCTGGGCGAGGTGGCGCCCACCCACTTCCGGCACGCCGGGCGCACACTGTACGTGGCGCGCCGCGACGACGTACGCCCGCAGGACGTGGTCTGCGGCCTGGCCGTCACCACCGACCCGGACCTGGTGCGGGTGCTGCCCGCCGACGAGGCGGCGGCCGACGTGGTGCTGGCCGAGGCGACCGGGCGGCCGGCGGGCACCGAGGTGGCCGCGCGGCGGCTGGTACGGGCGCGGCGGCTACGGCAGCCGGGGGCAGTGCTGCTGCGCGCGGTCCGCCACTTCGCCACCCGCAAGATCGGTATCGCGGTGCTGGTGCTGCTCGGGGTGATCGCGGTGCTGGGCTGGCTCAACGCCCGGGCCACCGACGTCAGTTGGAGCGAGGCGGTCTACCTGACGCTGGTCACCACGCTCACCGGCCAGGACCCGGACGTCAACAAGCCGGTCGCCGCCCAGGTCATGCAGGTGGTGCTCAACCTGGCCGGGCTGGCGCTGATCCCGCTGATCACGGCCGCCGTGGTCGACGGCGTCGTCAACGCCCGGCTGGCCCTGCACGCCGGGCGGGTCCAGCCGGACCGTTCCGGGCACGTGGTGCTGGTCGGGCTGGGCAACATCGGTACCCGGGTGATGGCTCAGCTGCACGACTTCGGCGTCGAGGTGGTGGCGATCGACAGGAACGCCGACGCGCGGGGCGCCGCGCTGGCGCACCGGCTGGGGGTGCCGCTGATCGTCGGCGACGCCGGCCGGGAGGAGACGCTTCGGTCCGCCTCGGTCGACACCTGCCAGGCGCTGGTGGTGGTCTCCACCGACGACGGGACGAACCTGCGTGCCGCGCTGATCGCCCGGTCGCTGGACCCGGACCTGCGGGTGGTGCTGCGGTTGTTCGACGGCGACTTCGCCGAGCGGATCCAGCAGGCGTTCGGCATCGGCATCTCGCGCAGCGTGTCCTATCTGGCCGCGCCGTCGTTCGCGGCGGCCCTGCTGGACCGCGCGGTCGTCGCCACCATCCCGGTCGACCGGCACGCGCTGCTGGTCACCGAGGTGCCGGTGGTGGCGGGTTCGCCGCTGGACGGGCGTCCGCTGAGCGCGGTGGCCCGGCCCGGCGAGGTACGCCTGCTCGCCTACACCCGGCCGAACCAGAAGGCCGACTGGACGGCCGATCCGCGCATGGTGATCCAGGCCGGTGACCGGTTGACAGTGGTGGCCCGGCGGGCCGGGCTGACCGCGCTGCTCCGGGAGACCACGCCCGCGCCGCCACCGGCGCCCGCCGGTCCACCCGCCGCGCGGCGCCCGGAGGAGTGA
- a CDS encoding MSMEG_6728 family protein yields the protein MQTFLPYPDFLASARTLDQKRLGKQRVEAIQVLRGLTRPDYGWRNHPAVKMWAGYEEALTRYGLDMCAVWCEPGRADTCAGTLATDLAAACGIAVIRTQDELAAAGELPPWLGLDDLHRSHRSSLLRKDPVHYAQLFTDVSPDLEYVWPPSDRPRRCLG from the coding sequence ATGCAGACGTTCCTGCCGTATCCGGACTTCCTGGCCAGCGCCCGGACGCTGGACCAGAAGCGGCTGGGCAAGCAGCGCGTCGAGGCGATCCAGGTGCTGCGCGGCCTGACCCGGCCGGACTACGGCTGGCGCAACCATCCCGCGGTGAAGATGTGGGCCGGGTACGAGGAGGCGCTGACCCGGTACGGGCTGGACATGTGCGCGGTGTGGTGCGAGCCGGGCCGGGCCGACACCTGCGCCGGCACGCTCGCCACCGACCTCGCCGCCGCCTGCGGGATCGCGGTGATCCGCACCCAGGACGAGCTGGCCGCTGCCGGTGAGCTGCCACCCTGGCTGGGCCTCGACGACCTGCACCGCAGCCACCGGTCGTCGCTGCTGCGCAAGGACCCCGTCCACTATGCACAGTTGTTCACCGACGTCTCCCCCGACCTGGAGTACGTCTGGCCCCCTTCCGACCGCCCCCGCCGCTGCCTGGGGTGA
- a CDS encoding FAD-dependent oxidoreductase, producing MGLSQVVGRLIGVREHVVDPGGGGAPRVPRPVPALVVGGGIAGMSAAVVLAERGVAVTVLEAAPHLGGRLGAWPEELPDGAQRNEHGFHAFFRQYWNWRSILRRVDPALGFLKPIPGYPILSEQWPTEEFGKLPPAPPANLLALLLHSPSLRLADLRAMDRDAALPLLTYDPVRTYEEFDERTADELLTSLRLPDRARAMLFEVFSHSFFNHEAEMSAAEMIAQFHFYLLGNPEGLAFDCPDRDYATAIWEPLTRHVEKHGGRVLTGAPATRLDRTPAGWRVTGADGDVWEAPHVVLAVDPPALAALVAASPGLVAAAPELVARMPAFGTPGPPYAVARYWMDGDVRPDRAVFSGVSRQPTLDSVTLYHRLEDEPRRWAERTGGSVVELHAYACEPDVPADELAARMLRELTALWPEVADLRVRELRARVEAQAPAFTPGSHAGRPGVETDAAGLYLAGDGIRTEFPSALMERSAATGIIAANHILRAEGAAAEPVRSIRPRGLLAGKAGPKRS from the coding sequence GTGGGTCTGTCGCAAGTGGTAGGTCGCCTGATCGGCGTACGCGAGCACGTGGTGGACCCGGGCGGCGGGGGCGCCCCCCGCGTGCCGCGACCGGTGCCGGCGCTGGTGGTCGGCGGCGGCATCGCCGGCATGTCGGCGGCGGTGGTGCTGGCCGAGCGCGGGGTGGCGGTGACAGTGCTGGAGGCCGCACCGCACCTCGGCGGCCGGCTCGGCGCCTGGCCGGAGGAGCTGCCCGACGGCGCCCAGCGCAACGAGCACGGCTTCCACGCGTTCTTCCGGCAGTACTGGAACTGGCGGTCGATCCTGCGCCGCGTCGATCCGGCGCTGGGCTTCCTCAAGCCGATCCCGGGCTACCCGATCCTGTCGGAGCAGTGGCCGACCGAGGAGTTCGGCAAGCTGCCCCCGGCGCCGCCCGCGAACCTGCTGGCGCTGCTGCTGCACAGTCCCAGCCTGCGCCTGGCGGACCTGCGCGCGATGGACCGGGACGCCGCGTTGCCGCTGCTCACCTACGACCCGGTACGCACCTACGAGGAGTTCGACGAGCGCACAGCGGACGAGCTGCTCACCTCGCTGCGGCTGCCGGACCGGGCGCGGGCAATGCTCTTCGAGGTCTTCTCGCACTCGTTCTTCAACCACGAGGCGGAGATGTCGGCCGCCGAGATGATCGCCCAGTTCCACTTCTATCTGCTCGGAAACCCGGAAGGGCTGGCGTTCGACTGCCCGGACCGGGACTACGCGACGGCGATCTGGGAGCCGCTGACCCGCCACGTGGAGAAGCACGGCGGCCGGGTGCTGACCGGTGCTCCGGCCACCCGGCTGGACCGTACCCCGGCCGGCTGGCGCGTCACCGGCGCGGACGGCGACGTCTGGGAGGCGCCGCACGTGGTCCTCGCGGTGGATCCGCCGGCGCTCGCCGCGCTGGTCGCCGCCTCACCCGGCCTGGTCGCGGCGGCGCCCGAGCTGGTGGCGCGGATGCCCGCGTTCGGCACGCCCGGGCCGCCGTACGCGGTGGCGCGATACTGGATGGACGGGGACGTCCGCCCGGACCGGGCGGTGTTCAGTGGCGTCTCCCGGCAGCCCACGCTGGACTCGGTGACGCTCTACCACCGGCTGGAGGACGAGCCCCGCCGTTGGGCCGAGCGGACCGGTGGCTCGGTGGTGGAGCTGCACGCGTACGCCTGCGAGCCGGACGTGCCGGCCGACGAGCTGGCCGCGCGGATGCTGCGGGAGTTGACCGCGCTCTGGCCGGAGGTGGCCGATCTGCGGGTACGCGAGCTGCGCGCCCGGGTCGAGGCGCAGGCCCCGGCGTTCACGCCCGGCAGCCACGCCGGTCGTCCGGGGGTGGAGACCGACGCGGCGGGCCTCTATCTGGCCGGGGACGGCATCCGCACGGAGTTCCCGAGCGCGCTGATGGAGCGTTCGGCGGCCACCGGGATCATCGCCGCCAATCACATCCTGCGGGCCGAGGGGGCGGCGGCCGAGCCGGTCCGCTCGATCCGTCCGCGCGGCCTGCTGGCCGGCAAGGCCGGCCCGAAACGGTCATAG
- a CDS encoding HNH endonuclease, producing the protein MDAVLVINADLGPLHRVTVKHAIRMLCRRVAEIHEAEPDRVIGVFPLPRVVRLVRYVVTRWRFSAGPAWSRAGVLARDRRRCAYCDGAASTIDHILPRSRGGRNTWGNTTAACYACNQRKGDRTPAEAGMPLRRAPVTPSWAALAR; encoded by the coding sequence GTGGACGCCGTCCTCGTCATAAACGCCGACCTCGGCCCGCTGCACCGGGTCACCGTCAAGCACGCGATCCGGATGCTCTGCCGCCGGGTCGCCGAGATCCACGAGGCCGAGCCGGACCGGGTGATCGGCGTCTTCCCGCTGCCCCGGGTGGTGCGCCTCGTCCGGTACGTGGTGACGCGCTGGCGGTTCAGCGCCGGCCCGGCCTGGTCGCGGGCCGGGGTGCTGGCGCGCGACCGGCGGCGCTGCGCCTACTGCGACGGCGCGGCCAGCACGATCGACCACATCCTGCCCCGCTCGCGCGGTGGCCGGAACACCTGGGGGAACACCACCGCCGCCTGCTACGCGTGCAACCAGCGCAAGGGTGACCGGACCCCGGCCGAGGCGGGCATGCCGCTGCGGCGGGCGCCGGTGACGCCGAGCTGGGCCGCGCTGGCGCGGTGA
- a CDS encoding TetR/AcrR family transcriptional regulator: MPRPRSLTHAQIADAALAVLDRDGLAGLTMRAVGAQLGTSTMGLYRYVADRDELEALVVERVLDRVDTRPPLDVPWPDGVRELSGRVRRAVGTHPAVVPLLPAHRHRSPAILRWGEAVLAVLTRAGFTGTGRVVAFRALLGYVVGAIQMEHLGALAGPGTAVIATLPRDEFPLLAETAREAGAVGPEDEFGGGLDLLLDGLTRRLDT, from the coding sequence ATGCCCCGTCCCCGTTCCCTGACCCACGCCCAGATCGCCGACGCGGCGCTCGCGGTGCTCGACCGGGACGGCCTCGCCGGCCTCACCATGCGCGCGGTCGGCGCGCAGCTCGGCACCAGCACGATGGGCCTCTACCGTTACGTCGCCGACCGCGACGAACTGGAGGCACTCGTCGTCGAGCGGGTCCTCGACCGGGTGGACACCCGCCCGCCGCTCGACGTCCCGTGGCCGGACGGCGTCCGGGAGCTGTCCGGCCGGGTACGCCGGGCGGTCGGCACCCATCCGGCAGTCGTTCCGTTGCTGCCCGCACACCGGCACCGCTCACCGGCGATCCTGCGCTGGGGCGAGGCGGTGCTCGCGGTGCTGACCCGGGCCGGCTTCACCGGAACCGGGCGGGTGGTCGCGTTCCGCGCCCTGCTCGGCTACGTGGTCGGCGCGATCCAGATGGAACACCTCGGCGCGCTGGCCGGGCCCGGCACGGCTGTCATCGCGACGCTGCCCCGCGACGAGTTCCCCCTGCTCGCCGAGACCGCGCGCGAGGCCGGCGCGGTCGGCCCGGAGGACGAGTTCGGCGGCGGGCTGGACCTCCTGCTCGACGGGCTGACGCGTCGCCTCGACACCTAG
- a CDS encoding peroxiredoxin-like family protein: MDVVTPRHLTSVTGAQVALPDPDRLVHLQFRRFAGCPVCNLHLRSVVRRHAEIEAAGVREVVLFHSPADELREHVADLPFAVVADPDRRLYREFGVESARRSLLDPRAWLPILRGVAISTWHILRGRERSPSLTPHGGRFGLPADFLIAPDGRVLAAKHGEHASDQWSVDELLTQVSGSRSTR, translated from the coding sequence ATGGACGTCGTCACCCCTCGCCATCTCACCAGCGTGACCGGCGCCCAGGTCGCCCTGCCGGACCCGGACCGCCTGGTCCACCTCCAGTTCCGTCGCTTCGCCGGCTGCCCGGTCTGCAACCTCCACCTACGCTCGGTCGTCCGCCGGCACGCCGAGATCGAGGCGGCCGGCGTACGCGAGGTGGTGCTCTTCCACTCCCCCGCCGACGAGTTGCGCGAGCACGTCGCCGACCTGCCGTTCGCCGTGGTGGCCGATCCGGACCGGCGGCTCTACCGGGAGTTCGGGGTGGAGTCGGCGCGACGGTCGCTGCTCGACCCGCGCGCCTGGCTGCCGATCCTGCGTGGCGTGGCGATCAGCACCTGGCACATCCTGCGCGGACGGGAGCGGTCGCCGTCCCTTACGCCGCACGGCGGCCGGTTCGGGCTGCCGGCCGACTTCCTGATCGCGCCGGACGGGCGGGTGCTCGCCGCAAAGCACGGCGAACACGCCTCCGACCAGTGGTCGGTGGACGAGCTGCTGACCCAGGTCAGCGGGAGCCGGTCGACACGCTGA
- a CDS encoding enoyl-CoA hydratase/isomerase family protein — MSDAELTVRVDGPVATVVIHNPARRNAMTPAMWRQLPVLLDGLEADPAVRVLVLTGAAGTFCAGADLGDLDELLAAGDGSIAVAAEERLTAFGRPTVAAIEGACVGGGCQLAVACDLRLAAADARFGVPPARLGLVYPAPTTRRLAALVGPSAAKHLLFSSELVDAERALRIGLVDEVLPAGELAGRVAALTATIAERSRLTVAAAKEIIDGRADADRLAWWHAQVRDSGEAREGVAAINERRPPRFGWTPPTTH; from the coding sequence ATGTCCGACGCGGAACTCACCGTCAGGGTGGACGGCCCGGTGGCAACGGTTGTCATCCACAACCCGGCCCGGCGCAACGCCATGACCCCGGCCATGTGGCGGCAGCTTCCGGTGCTGCTCGACGGCCTGGAGGCCGACCCGGCGGTACGGGTGCTGGTGCTCACCGGCGCGGCCGGCACGTTCTGCGCCGGGGCTGACCTCGGCGACCTGGACGAGCTGCTGGCCGCCGGTGACGGCAGCATCGCGGTGGCCGCCGAGGAACGGCTCACCGCGTTCGGCCGTCCCACTGTCGCCGCGATCGAGGGCGCCTGCGTGGGCGGCGGCTGCCAGCTCGCCGTCGCCTGCGACCTGCGCCTGGCTGCCGCGGATGCCCGGTTCGGCGTACCCCCGGCCCGGCTCGGCCTGGTCTACCCGGCGCCGACCACGCGGCGGCTGGCCGCGCTCGTCGGTCCGTCCGCCGCCAAGCACCTGCTGTTCAGCAGCGAGCTGGTCGACGCGGAGCGGGCGCTGCGGATCGGCCTGGTGGACGAGGTGCTGCCGGCCGGGGAGCTGGCCGGGCGGGTGGCGGCGCTGACCGCCACCATCGCCGAGCGTTCCCGGCTCACGGTGGCCGCCGCCAAGGAGATCATCGATGGGCGCGCCGACGCCGACCGGCTCGCGTGGTGGCACGCCCAGGTGCGGGACAGCGGCGAGGCCCGCGAGGGTGTGGCGGCCATCAACGAGCGGCGTCCGCCGCGTTTCGGCTGGACCCCGCCGACCACCCACTGA
- a CDS encoding M4 family metallopeptidase, translated as MKRSVAAVSAALLTSSVLACVTTSAQAAAPSAPSPETSAVAQAASLLRANPGVVKGASGEAYQAVRTKVDPSGAAHTRYSRTYQGLRVYGGDFVIHTAPNGTMTSASVSLDAPLTLSTTAKVGAEAAKASARKTFSGSLTSVGAPELFVDASSGKGRLAWETVATGWKADKQTPSKLHVVTDATTGKVIGSYDEIETVAGTGQGIYTGSVTIDTTLSGSTYQMIDPVRGNGRTCDMNNGTSSCTTFTDADNAWGNGATSNRQSAAVDAHFGAAKTFDYFKNVHGRNGIFGNGQGVPSRVHYGNNYVNAFWDGAQMTYGDGSGNSRPLVSLDVAGHEMSHGVTEALAGLVYSGESGGLNESTSDIFGNMVEFYAAAPSDPGDYQVGEKININGNGTPLRYMYNPSLDGSSDSCWSTSTRNKDVHYSSGVGNHFFFNLAEGTGATAYGTSPVCGSAPAVTGIGRTKAEKIWYRALDVYFTSNTSYVNTSNPANTSRAYTLRAATDLYGNCSTEYKAVQAAWTAVNVAGNDAPCSSTGNDFSVSLSPTAGSVTAGGSVSATVATSTTSGTAQTVTFSASGLPTGATASFSPSSVTSGGSSTLTISTSSSTPTGTYSVTVNGSAASGAKTATYSLTVTGTGGGCTGAGQKLGNPGFESGNTVWTSTSGVIGQYGSQGQPTRTGTWNAWLNGYGSTRTDSLSQSVSLPSGCSAYTFSFWLHIDSAETTSSVQYDKLNVQVLSSSGSVLATLATYSNLNKASGYSQKSFSLASYAGQTVTLKFTGTEDSSLQTSFVLDDTAVNVS; from the coding sequence GTGAAAAGATCCGTCGCCGCCGTCAGCGCAGCGCTGCTAACCAGCAGCGTGCTGGCCTGCGTCACCACCTCGGCGCAAGCGGCAGCGCCAAGCGCCCCCAGCCCCGAGACGTCGGCCGTAGCCCAGGCCGCGAGCCTGCTGCGCGCCAACCCCGGCGTCGTCAAGGGCGCCAGCGGTGAGGCCTATCAGGCCGTCCGCACCAAGGTCGACCCCTCCGGGGCGGCGCACACCCGGTACAGCCGGACCTACCAGGGCCTCCGGGTGTACGGCGGTGACTTCGTCATCCACACCGCCCCGAACGGCACCATGACCAGCGCGTCGGTCAGCCTCGACGCCCCGCTGACCCTGAGCACCACCGCGAAGGTCGGCGCGGAGGCGGCCAAGGCCAGCGCCCGCAAGACGTTCTCCGGCTCGCTCACCTCGGTCGGCGCGCCGGAGCTGTTCGTCGACGCCAGCAGCGGCAAGGGCCGCCTCGCCTGGGAGACCGTCGCGACCGGCTGGAAGGCGGACAAGCAGACCCCGTCGAAGCTGCACGTCGTCACCGACGCCACCACCGGCAAGGTGATCGGCTCGTACGACGAGATCGAGACGGTGGCCGGCACCGGCCAGGGCATCTACACCGGCTCGGTCACCATCGACACGACGCTCTCCGGCAGCACGTACCAGATGATCGACCCGGTGCGTGGCAACGGCCGTACCTGCGACATGAACAACGGGACCTCCAGCTGCACCACGTTCACCGACGCGGACAACGCCTGGGGCAACGGCGCCACCTCAAACCGGCAGTCGGCCGCGGTGGACGCCCACTTCGGCGCCGCCAAGACGTTCGACTACTTCAAGAACGTGCACGGCCGCAACGGCATCTTCGGCAACGGCCAGGGCGTGCCGAGCCGGGTGCACTACGGCAACAACTACGTCAACGCGTTCTGGGACGGGGCCCAGATGACCTACGGCGACGGCTCGGGCAACTCCCGCCCGCTGGTCTCGCTGGACGTCGCCGGCCACGAGATGAGCCACGGCGTCACCGAGGCGCTGGCCGGTCTGGTCTACTCCGGCGAGTCCGGTGGCCTCAACGAGTCCACCAGCGACATCTTCGGCAACATGGTGGAGTTCTACGCCGCCGCGCCGAGCGACCCGGGTGACTACCAGGTCGGTGAGAAGATCAACATCAACGGAAACGGTACGCCACTGCGCTACATGTACAACCCGTCGCTGGACGGCTCGTCCGACTCCTGCTGGTCCACCAGCACGAGGAACAAGGACGTGCACTACTCCTCCGGCGTCGGCAACCACTTCTTCTTCAACCTCGCCGAGGGCACCGGCGCCACCGCGTACGGCACCTCGCCGGTCTGCGGCTCGGCCCCGGCGGTCACCGGCATCGGCCGCACCAAGGCGGAGAAGATCTGGTACCGGGCGCTCGACGTGTACTTCACCTCGAACACCTCGTACGTCAACACCAGCAACCCGGCCAACACCTCCCGCGCGTACACCCTGCGGGCCGCGACCGACCTGTACGGCAACTGCTCCACCGAGTACAAGGCCGTCCAGGCTGCCTGGACCGCGGTGAACGTCGCCGGTAACGACGCGCCGTGCAGCTCCACCGGCAACGACTTCTCCGTCTCGCTCTCGCCGACCGCCGGGTCGGTGACCGCGGGTGGTTCGGTCTCCGCCACCGTCGCCACGTCCACCACCAGCGGCACCGCGCAGACCGTGACGTTCTCCGCGTCCGGCCTGCCGACCGGCGCCACCGCGTCGTTCAGCCCCTCCTCGGTGACCTCCGGCGGCTCGTCCACGCTCACCATCTCCACCAGCTCCAGCACGCCGACCGGCACCTACTCGGTGACTGTCAACGGCAGCGCGGCGTCCGGCGCGAAGACCGCCACGTACTCGCTGACGGTGACCGGCACCGGCGGCGGCTGCACCGGCGCGGGCCAGAAGCTCGGCAACCCCGGCTTCGAGTCCGGCAACACGGTCTGGACCTCCACCTCCGGCGTGATCGGCCAGTACGGCTCGCAGGGCCAGCCGACCCGCACCGGTACGTGGAACGCCTGGCTGAACGGCTACGGCAGCACCCGCACCGACTCGCTCTCGCAGTCGGTGAGCCTGCCGAGCGGCTGCTCCGCGTACACCTTCTCGTTCTGGCTGCACATCGACTCGGCCGAGACCACCAGCAGCGTCCAGTACGACAAGCTGAACGTGCAGGTGCTCAGCTCCTCCGGTTCGGTGCTGGCCACGCTGGCGACCTACTCGAACCTGAACAAGGCCAGCGGCTACAGCCAGAAGTCGTTCTCCCTGGCGTCGTACGCCGGGCAGACCGTCACGCTGAAGTTCACCGGCACCGAGGACAGCTCGCTGCAGACCTCGTTCGTGCTCGACGACACCGCGGTCAACGTCTCCTGA